TCGGCTCCAGAACCGCGAAGGAGTCGATATCGGTCATGTCCTGGGTCGCATCGCCGCGTCCCGGAGCGAAGGGCACGGTGATGTCGAAACCCGCAGCACCCGCCGCCTGTTCGATGCCGACATTGCCGGCGAGAACGATGACATCGGCGATGCTGGCGCCGGACTCCGCTGCGATCGGTTCCAGAACCGCCAGAACCCGTTCAAGCCGGGCAGGCTCGTTGCCTTCCCAGTTGCGGTGCGGTGCGAGACGGATGCGGGCTCCGTTGGCACCGCCGCGCATGTCCGAACCGCGGAAGGTGCGGGCGCTGTCCCAGGCGGTGGTGATCATGTCGCTGGACGACAGACCGCTGGCCTTGATCCGCGCGCGGACCGCATCGACATCGTAGCCGGTCGGGCCGGGCGGGACGGGGTCCTGCCAGAGCAGATCCTCGGCCGGAACGTCCGGGCCGAAATAGCGTGCTTTCGGTCCCATGTCGCGATGGGTGAGCTTGAACCAGGCACGGGCGAAGGCTTTCGAAAGTTCGTCCGGGTTTTTGTGGAACCGCTCTGAAATCTCGCGATAGACCGGGTCCATCTTCATCGCCATGTCGGCGTCGGTCATGATCGGGTTGCGGCGGGTCGTGAGGTCTTCGGCGTCCACCGGCATGTCGGTTTCGGCGATCGTGACCGGTTCCCACTGCCAGGCACCGGCGGGGCTTTTGCGCGATTCCCATTCGTGGCCGAGCAGCATGTCGAAATAGCCATTGTCCCACTTGGTCGGATGGGTGGTCCAGGCGCCTTCGAGGCCGCTGGTGACCGCATCGCGCCCGACGCCGCGATGGGCGTGGACCATCCAGCCGAGCCCCTGCTCCTCGGGGCCGGCACCTTCCGGAGCCGGACCGAGATCGGCCGCGTTGCCGTTACCATGGCATTTGCCGACGGTATGGCCACCGGCTGTCAGGGCGACGGTTTCCTCATCGTTCATCGCCATGCGGGCGAAGGTTTCGCGAACGTCATGGGCGGTGCGCAGCGGATCGGGGTGACTGTCGACGCCTTCGGGATTGACGTAGATCAGGCCCATCTGGACGGCGGCGAGGGGATTTTCCAGCGAGGTGCGATCATGGCTCGCATAACGTTCCTGACTGCTGGCGAGCCACTGTTTTTCCGCACCCCAGTAGGTGTCCTTTTCCGGGTGCCAGATGTCTTCGCGGCCGAACGCAAAACCGAACGTCTTCAGGCCCATCGACTCATAGGCGATGGTCCCCGCCAGAATGATGAGGTCGGCCCAGCTGATCCGGTTGCCGTATTTTTTCTTGATCGGCCAGAGCAGGCGGCGCGCCTTGTCGAGATTGGCGTTGTCGGGCCATGAATTCAGCGGCGCAAAGCGCTGGTTGCCGGTGCCGGCACCGCCGCGCCCGTCACCGATGCGGTAGGACCCCGCCGCGTGCCACGCCATGCGGATCATCAGCCCGCCGTAATGGCCCCAATCGGCCGGCCACCAGGACTGGCTCTCGGTCATGAACTCGTGAAGGTCGCGTTTGAGGGCGGCGACGTCGAGTTTTTCGAGTTCCTTGCGGTAGTTGAAATCCTTGCCCAGCGGGTTGGTCTTGCTGTCGTGCTGATGGAGGATGTCGAGATTGAGGGCTTTGGGCCACCACTCCATGTCGATCATCTCGCTCGACGTATTGCTCCCGTGCAGGACCGGGCATTTGCCCGATGTGGTCATCCTGTCTCCGTCCATGATGTTCTCCAATCCGCGTTGTGCGACAAGTTTCCGTGCAACCGGACCCACCGCGCGGGCGGAGCGTCCAGACCGATGGATGCTTAGCAAACCGGATCGATTAAGTTAAGGCGATATAAACAATCACGGTAATAAGCATCGCCTATCGCGGCGGGGGTGAGTTTATTTGACGTTGTTCGCCTTGTTACGCCGCCGGCGCGCCTGTTCGTTCGGTTTGTCGCCGGGGGGACGGGGGGAGCCGGGTTTGTTGGGGCGGCCGCGCCAGGGCGGCTTGGGGCCGCGTTCGGGCTGAGGGCCGGTCCGAGGCGGGGCGGCATCCGGCACATCGAGCGCGGGTTCGATCCTGATATCGGGATTGTTGGCGGCGGTCACCGATTTGAGGAATTCGACGGCGATCTCCTCGGCGATCTCGAACTTCGTGTCCCGGTCGAAAATGCGGATGGCGCCGATATCGCGCTTGGTGACGCCGCCGACCCGGCAGATCAGAGGCAACAGCCATTTCGGATCGGCATTTTTGCGGCGTCCGACATCGGCGCGGAACCAGACCATCGGGCCGGATCGGAACCGTGGCGCGCCCGCGCCTTCGGGGGCGGCCCGCTCGACCCGGGATCGTTCGAAACGGGGCCGCTCGGGCGGCGGGGGGGCGATGTCCTCGGGCGAGGGCAGGCGGGCGCGGTAGAGCCGGATCAGTGCGGCGGCAATGATTTCGGGACTGAACCGGGCGAGCAGATCCTGCCCGGGTGCCAGATCATCGTCGAGCGGGGCTTCGGTCAGCAGGGGATCGGTCAGCAATCGTGCCTGGTCGCGCGCACGGATGGCCTCCGCCGCCGGGGGATCTTCCCAGGTCGCCCTGATATTGGCGGATGCGAGCAGTGCCTCGGCCTGCCGGCGGCGCGAATTGGGCACCAGCAGCACGCACATCCCCTTGCGCCCGGCGCGCCCGGTGCGGCCCGAACGATGGAGCAGGGTTGCCTTGTTGGTTGGCAGATCGGCATGGATGACCAGATCGAGATTAGGCAGATCGAGGCCGCGAGCGGCGACATCCGTTGCGATGCAGACCCGTGCGCGACCGTCGCGCAGGGATTGGAGGGCGGTGTTGCGTTCGGTCTGGCTCAACTCGCCGGACAGGGCAACGACGGCGAAACCCCGTTCCTGCAGGCGGCCGTGCAACTGGCGGACCGATTCGCGGGTGGAGCAGAACACCAGGCAACCGCCGCGTTCATAAAACCGCAGCAGGTTGACCAGACCATGTTCGATCTCGTGGGCAGCGATGCGGACGGCGCGATAATCGATGTCGGCATGGGGCTGATTGCGGGCCACCGTGTCGATCCGCAGGGCGTCGCGCTGATACTGCCGGGCGAGGGCGGCGATTTCGCGGGCGATGGTTGCGGAAAACAGCAGGGTGCGGCGATCTTCGGGCGTGGTGCCCAGAATGAATTCCAGCTCGTCGCGAAACCCGAGATCGAGCATTTCATCGGCTTCGTCGAGCACGACGACCTTCAGCGCGCTGACATCGAGATGGCGGCGCTCGATATGGTCCTGCAGGCGCCCCGGCGTGCCGACCACGATGTGGCATCCGGCGGACAGCGCGCGTTGCTCGCGGCGCGGGTCCATGCCGCCGACGCAGGAGACCACGCGGGCGCCGGTATGTTCGTAGAGCCAGGCGAGTTCGGCATGGACCTGGATCGCGAGTTCGCGGGTGGGCGCGATGATCAGGGCGAGCGGCGCACCGGGCGGGGGCAAGGCTCCATCGGCCATGATGGTGGCGGCGAAGGCAAGGCCGTAAGCCACGGTTTTGCCGGAACCGGTCTGCGCCGACACCAGCAGGTCGCGCTCCTCGGCATCCGGTTGCAGGACCGCGCTCTGGACCGCGGTGGGCTCGGCGTAGCCGCGGTCGCGCAACGCGCGCTGCAGCGCCGGGGTTTCGATCGGAAACGACAGGGCAGGGCGCTCATCGGTCGCGGGAGCCGGATCGTTGTCGGACAGGACTGAGCCGGGCAGGACTGGGTCGGGCAGGGATGGAGGGGTCAACATGGGGGCCAATACCAAGCTGGTCGCCGCACTGCAACATCGAACGCCATTTACCAGCCCGTCGTTCCGGGCGCGCCTTTGAACGGGCCGATCAGGTTGGCGGTGATCCAGCCACCGTAGAAGTCGCCGGGTTGCGGCAGCACCTGCTCGTCGCCGACGAAACAGGCATCGACGCGGCTGGCGTAGACCGCGAGATGATCCTTGATCGCGAGGAAATCGAGCGTGGGATCAGGGTAGCTCCAGGCTGCGTTGCGGGCGATGTGGTTGCCGTGCCGCAGGGTCCAGTAGGCGGCGCGGCCTTTCCATTCGCAGAAGCTGCCGCCCTCGGCCGCTTCGATCGCGCAGGAGAAGGCGCCGGGAGGAAGATAGTAGGTCGGCGGGTGGCTGGTCTCCAGGGTGCGCCATCCTGCCGTGGTGGAGGCGATGACATCGCCGCCGAGGACGATGCGGATCGGCAGATCGATCGGTTCGAGCCGGGGCGGGCGCGGATAATCCCAGACATTTTCGGGCTCGTTGAGGGTCGTGCGGATTGACGGCTCGATCGGCATGGCGACGGGGTCC
This sequence is a window from Acidiphilium acidophilum. Protein-coding genes within it:
- the katG gene encoding catalase/peroxidase HPI, encoding MTTSGKCPVLHGSNTSSEMIDMEWWPKALNLDILHQHDSKTNPLGKDFNYRKELEKLDVAALKRDLHEFMTESQSWWPADWGHYGGLMIRMAWHAAGSYRIGDGRGGAGTGNQRFAPLNSWPDNANLDKARRLLWPIKKKYGNRISWADLIILAGTIAYESMGLKTFGFAFGREDIWHPEKDTYWGAEKQWLASSQERYASHDRTSLENPLAAVQMGLIYVNPEGVDSHPDPLRTAHDVRETFARMAMNDEETVALTAGGHTVGKCHGNGNAADLGPAPEGAGPEEQGLGWMVHAHRGVGRDAVTSGLEGAWTTHPTKWDNGYFDMLLGHEWESRKSPAGAWQWEPVTIAETDMPVDAEDLTTRRNPIMTDADMAMKMDPVYREISERFHKNPDELSKAFARAWFKLTHRDMGPKARYFGPDVPAEDLLWQDPVPPGPTGYDVDAVRARIKASGLSSSDMITTAWDSARTFRGSDMRGGANGARIRLAPHRNWEGNEPARLERVLAVLEPIAAESGASIADVIVLAGNVGIEQAAGAAGFDITVPFAPGRGDATQDMTDIDSFAVLEPIHDGYRNWLKADYSVSSEELMLERTQLLGLTAPEMTVLVGGMRVLGTNFGGTRHGVFTDREGALTNDFFVNLTDMANRWVPAGGNVYEIRDRATGAVKWTASRVDLVFGSNSVLRAYAEVYAQDDNREKFVKDFVAAWTKVMNADRFDLA
- a CDS encoding DEAD/DEAH box helicase → MSFPIETPALQRALRDRGYAEPTAVQSAVLQPDAEERDLLVSAQTGSGKTVAYGLAFAATIMADGALPPPGAPLALIIAPTRELAIQVHAELAWLYEHTGARVVSCVGGMDPRREQRALSAGCHIVVGTPGRLQDHIERRHLDVSALKVVVLDEADEMLDLGFRDELEFILGTTPEDRRTLLFSATIAREIAALARQYQRDALRIDTVARNQPHADIDYRAVRIAAHEIEHGLVNLLRFYERGGCLVFCSTRESVRQLHGRLQERGFAVVALSGELSQTERNTALQSLRDGRARVCIATDVAARGLDLPNLDLVIHADLPTNKATLLHRSGRTGRAGRKGMCVLLVPNSRRRQAEALLASANIRATWEDPPAAEAIRARDQARLLTDPLLTEAPLDDDLAPGQDLLARFSPEIIAAALIRLYRARLPSPEDIAPPPPERPRFERSRVERAAPEGAGAPRFRSGPMVWFRADVGRRKNADPKWLLPLICRVGGVTKRDIGAIRIFDRDTKFEIAEEIAVEFLKSVTAANNPDIRIEPALDVPDAAPPRTGPQPERGPKPPWRGRPNKPGSPRPPGDKPNEQARRRRNKANNVK
- a CDS encoding DUF427 domain-containing protein, which encodes MPIEPSIRTTLNEPENVWDYPRPPRLEPIDLPIRIVLGGDVIASTTAGWRTLETSHPPTYYLPPGAFSCAIEAAEGGSFCEWKGRAAYWTLRHGNHIARNAAWSYPDPTLDFLAIKDHLAVYASRVDACFVGDEQVLPQPGDFYGGWITANLIGPFKGAPGTTGW